In Solanum stenotomum isolate F172 chromosome 6, ASM1918654v1, whole genome shotgun sequence, one DNA window encodes the following:
- the LOC125867393 gene encoding phosphate transporter PHO1 homolog 10-like isoform X1 produces MKFGKEFKREMVPEWIEAYVDYTGLKQILQEIRRFKESNQPPTPATSLDRRLALYRNFSGLNLQGSVQSTSDIENQVIAVNTVPHENYRKFYKTKFLASPEGAENEISFFDKLDHEFNKVNTFYKDKVDEVMREVTLLNKQMDALIALRIKVMDPGFNAFPSLQSLSLDINNSTPSRITSPLRMTVVVHFQILHCQCADTDDIPVSPSFDPTDGRQVSMTNASYPKLPINRNSLRENRDTDSQKTDPLEILDHVKIVNTFESPISTIRGVLSESKENDLSYKKEELKKVEHRLKLIFIEFYQKLRHLKHFSYMNLSAFSKILKKYEKITSRKAARSYLKMVDNSYLGSSEEVTSLLDRVETTFIKHFSQSNRREGMKILRPKHKREKHRITFMSGFFSGCSIALLVAVILLRDDRKLIDKDEGTSYLDKIVPLYSFYAYIVLHMLLYAANIYFWRHYKINYAFIFGFKQGTELSYREVFLLSNGLAMLVLAALLMHLHMNSRAEVYGTHIEYVPLGLIMVLLSITFCPFNIIYRSSRWFLIRCVFRCICAPLYKVTLPDFFLADQLTSQVEAIRSLEYYICYYTWIKPSHGHNMCQRHNVYNIFYFILAIIPYWFRFFQCVRRLFEEKDQAQAYNGLRYFLTILAVVIKTAYVLRKSLTWEVLVILSSLITTLFNTYWDIVVDWGLLRRKSKNKFLRDKLILHHKSAYFTAMVLDVLLRFAWLQLVLRFNVHSLRGSTVSSIFACLEVIRRGMWNFFRLENEHLNNVGKYRAFKSVPLPFAYHEEDDHKEE; encoded by the exons ATGAAGTTTGGTAAGGAATTCAAAAGGGAAATGGTCCCAGAGTGGATAGAAGCTTATGTGGACTACACTGGACTCAAACAAATATTACAGGAGATCCGCCGTTTCAAGGAAAGCAATCAGCCTCCAACGCCTGCAACATCTTTAGATCGGAGGTTGGCATTGTATCGCAACTTTAGTGGTCTAAATCTACAAGGCAGTGTTCAGAGTACTAGTGATATTGAGAACCAGGTGATAGCAGTAAACACGGTGCCACACGAAAACTACAGAAAATTTTACAAAACCAAGTTCCTGGCATCTCCTGAAGGAGCAGAAAATGAAATTAGCTTCTTTGACAAACTAGACCATGAATTCAACAAAGTTAATACCTTCTATAAGGACAAGGTGGATGAAGTCATGAGGGAAGTAACTTTGCTGAATAAACAGATGGATGCTTTGATCGCGTTACGTATCAAGGTAATGGATCCGGGTTTCAATGCATTTCCTTCCCTTCAAAGTCTTTCCTTGGACATTAACAATTCAACACCTTCGAGGATCACATCTCCTCTCAGAATGACGGTTGTAG TGCATTTTCAGATTCTTCACTGTCAATGTGCAGATACAGATGATATACCTGTCAGTCCAAGTTTTGACCCCACTGATGGAAGACAGGTTTCTATGACTAATGCTTCATATCCAAAGCTTCCCATCAACCGCAATTCTTTAAGAGAGAACAGAGATACTGATTCACAAAAAACAGATCCTCTTGAAATCCTAGATCATGTTAAGATTGTTAATACATTTGAAAGTCCCATATCAACTATAAGAGGTGTCTTGAGCGAATCCAAGGAgaatgatttgagttataaGAAAGAGGAACTAAAGAAGGTTGAACATAGGCTGAAGCTTATTTTCATTGAGTTCTATCAAAAACTTCGCCATCTAAAACACTTCAG CTATATGAACCTGTCTGCATTCTCCAAGATCCTCAAAAAGTATGAAAAG ATTACATCTAGAAAAGCAGCAAGATCATACTTGAAAATGGTGGATAACTCTTACCTTGGGAGCTCTGAGGAG GTTACCAGTCTTCTGGACAGGGTGGAGACCACCTTCATCAAGCATTTTTCGCAGTCGAACCGCAGAGAAGGCATGAAGATATTGCGACCAAAgcataaaagagaaaaacatcGTATAACATTCATGTCAG GCTTCTTTTCTGGTTGCTCAATTGCTCTACTAGTTGCTGTAATTCTATTAAGAGATGACAGAAAGTTGATAGATAAAGATGAAGGCACCTCTTATTTGGACAAGATAGTTCCACTTTACAG TTTTTATGCATACATTGTGTTGCATATGCTTTTATATGCTGCAAACATATATTTCTGGAGGCACTACAAAATCAACTATGCATTTATCTTTGGTTTCAAGCAAGGGACCGAGTTAAGCTATAGGGAAGTCTTTCTTCTTAGCAATGGTCTAGCAATGCTCGTCCTTGCCGCTCTCCTGATGCATCTGCACATGAATTCAAGAGCTGAAGTGTATGGTACACATATTGAATATGTTCCTCTGGGATTGATAATG GTACTTCTTTCCATTACTTTCTGCCCGTTTAACATCATTTATCGCTCAAGTCGTTGGTTCCTTATAAGATGCGTATTCCGCTGTATCTGTGCTCCTCTTTACAAG GTTACTCTTCCAGATTTCTTTCTAGCAGACCAGCTGACTAGCCAG GTTGAAGCAATAAGGAGTTTGGAGTATTACATTTGCTATTATACTTGGATTAAACCTTCACATGGACATAATATGTGCCAAAGGCACAATGTCTATAACATATTTTACTTCATTCTAGCGATCATACCATATTGGTTTCGGTTTTTTCAG TGTGTCCGTCGACTGTTTGAAGAAAAGGATCAAGCACAGGCATACAATGGCTTGAGATACTTTTTGACAATTCTTGCAGTCGTTATTAAAACAGCTTATGTACTGAGAAAGAGTTTGACTTGGGAGGTGTTGGTTATACTGAGCTCACTTATCACAACTCTTTTCAACACATACTGGGATATAGTTGTCGATTGGGGGCTGTTGAGAAGGAAGTCCAAGAACAAGTTCTTGCGGGATAAGCTCATACTGCACCATAAAAGTGCATACTTCACAGCCATG GTCTTGGATGTTTTGCTCAGATTTGCCTGGCTACAACTGGTATTAAGATTCAACGTGCACTCTTTGCGAGGAAGTACTGTCTCAAGCATATTTGCTTGCTTAGAAGTGATTCGACGTGGCATGTGGAATTTTTTCAG GTTGGAAAATGAGCACCTGAACAATGTGGGGAAATACCGGGCATTCAAGTCAGTACCACTTCCTTTCGCGTACCATGAAGAGGATGATCACAAAGAAGAATAA
- the LOC125867393 gene encoding phosphate transporter PHO1 homolog 10-like isoform X2, translating into MKFGKEFKREMVPEWIEAYVDYTGLKQILQEIRRFKESNQPPTPATSLDRRLALYRNFSGLNLQGSVQSTSDIENQVIAVNTVPHENYRKFYKTKFLASPEGAENEISFFDKLDHEFNKVNTFYKDKVDEVMREVTLLNKQMDALIALRIKVMDPGFNAFPSLQSLSLDINNSTPSRITSPLRMTVVDTDDIPVSPSFDPTDGRQVSMTNASYPKLPINRNSLRENRDTDSQKTDPLEILDHVKIVNTFESPISTIRGVLSESKENDLSYKKEELKKVEHRLKLIFIEFYQKLRHLKHFSYMNLSAFSKILKKYEKITSRKAARSYLKMVDNSYLGSSEEVTSLLDRVETTFIKHFSQSNRREGMKILRPKHKREKHRITFMSGFFSGCSIALLVAVILLRDDRKLIDKDEGTSYLDKIVPLYSFYAYIVLHMLLYAANIYFWRHYKINYAFIFGFKQGTELSYREVFLLSNGLAMLVLAALLMHLHMNSRAEVYGTHIEYVPLGLIMVLLSITFCPFNIIYRSSRWFLIRCVFRCICAPLYKVTLPDFFLADQLTSQVEAIRSLEYYICYYTWIKPSHGHNMCQRHNVYNIFYFILAIIPYWFRFFQCVRRLFEEKDQAQAYNGLRYFLTILAVVIKTAYVLRKSLTWEVLVILSSLITTLFNTYWDIVVDWGLLRRKSKNKFLRDKLILHHKSAYFTAMVLDVLLRFAWLQLVLRFNVHSLRGSTVSSIFACLEVIRRGMWNFFRLENEHLNNVGKYRAFKSVPLPFAYHEEDDHKEE; encoded by the exons ATGAAGTTTGGTAAGGAATTCAAAAGGGAAATGGTCCCAGAGTGGATAGAAGCTTATGTGGACTACACTGGACTCAAACAAATATTACAGGAGATCCGCCGTTTCAAGGAAAGCAATCAGCCTCCAACGCCTGCAACATCTTTAGATCGGAGGTTGGCATTGTATCGCAACTTTAGTGGTCTAAATCTACAAGGCAGTGTTCAGAGTACTAGTGATATTGAGAACCAGGTGATAGCAGTAAACACGGTGCCACACGAAAACTACAGAAAATTTTACAAAACCAAGTTCCTGGCATCTCCTGAAGGAGCAGAAAATGAAATTAGCTTCTTTGACAAACTAGACCATGAATTCAACAAAGTTAATACCTTCTATAAGGACAAGGTGGATGAAGTCATGAGGGAAGTAACTTTGCTGAATAAACAGATGGATGCTTTGATCGCGTTACGTATCAAGGTAATGGATCCGGGTTTCAATGCATTTCCTTCCCTTCAAAGTCTTTCCTTGGACATTAACAATTCAACACCTTCGAGGATCACATCTCCTCTCAGAATGACGGTTGTAG ATACAGATGATATACCTGTCAGTCCAAGTTTTGACCCCACTGATGGAAGACAGGTTTCTATGACTAATGCTTCATATCCAAAGCTTCCCATCAACCGCAATTCTTTAAGAGAGAACAGAGATACTGATTCACAAAAAACAGATCCTCTTGAAATCCTAGATCATGTTAAGATTGTTAATACATTTGAAAGTCCCATATCAACTATAAGAGGTGTCTTGAGCGAATCCAAGGAgaatgatttgagttataaGAAAGAGGAACTAAAGAAGGTTGAACATAGGCTGAAGCTTATTTTCATTGAGTTCTATCAAAAACTTCGCCATCTAAAACACTTCAG CTATATGAACCTGTCTGCATTCTCCAAGATCCTCAAAAAGTATGAAAAG ATTACATCTAGAAAAGCAGCAAGATCATACTTGAAAATGGTGGATAACTCTTACCTTGGGAGCTCTGAGGAG GTTACCAGTCTTCTGGACAGGGTGGAGACCACCTTCATCAAGCATTTTTCGCAGTCGAACCGCAGAGAAGGCATGAAGATATTGCGACCAAAgcataaaagagaaaaacatcGTATAACATTCATGTCAG GCTTCTTTTCTGGTTGCTCAATTGCTCTACTAGTTGCTGTAATTCTATTAAGAGATGACAGAAAGTTGATAGATAAAGATGAAGGCACCTCTTATTTGGACAAGATAGTTCCACTTTACAG TTTTTATGCATACATTGTGTTGCATATGCTTTTATATGCTGCAAACATATATTTCTGGAGGCACTACAAAATCAACTATGCATTTATCTTTGGTTTCAAGCAAGGGACCGAGTTAAGCTATAGGGAAGTCTTTCTTCTTAGCAATGGTCTAGCAATGCTCGTCCTTGCCGCTCTCCTGATGCATCTGCACATGAATTCAAGAGCTGAAGTGTATGGTACACATATTGAATATGTTCCTCTGGGATTGATAATG GTACTTCTTTCCATTACTTTCTGCCCGTTTAACATCATTTATCGCTCAAGTCGTTGGTTCCTTATAAGATGCGTATTCCGCTGTATCTGTGCTCCTCTTTACAAG GTTACTCTTCCAGATTTCTTTCTAGCAGACCAGCTGACTAGCCAG GTTGAAGCAATAAGGAGTTTGGAGTATTACATTTGCTATTATACTTGGATTAAACCTTCACATGGACATAATATGTGCCAAAGGCACAATGTCTATAACATATTTTACTTCATTCTAGCGATCATACCATATTGGTTTCGGTTTTTTCAG TGTGTCCGTCGACTGTTTGAAGAAAAGGATCAAGCACAGGCATACAATGGCTTGAGATACTTTTTGACAATTCTTGCAGTCGTTATTAAAACAGCTTATGTACTGAGAAAGAGTTTGACTTGGGAGGTGTTGGTTATACTGAGCTCACTTATCACAACTCTTTTCAACACATACTGGGATATAGTTGTCGATTGGGGGCTGTTGAGAAGGAAGTCCAAGAACAAGTTCTTGCGGGATAAGCTCATACTGCACCATAAAAGTGCATACTTCACAGCCATG GTCTTGGATGTTTTGCTCAGATTTGCCTGGCTACAACTGGTATTAAGATTCAACGTGCACTCTTTGCGAGGAAGTACTGTCTCAAGCATATTTGCTTGCTTAGAAGTGATTCGACGTGGCATGTGGAATTTTTTCAG GTTGGAAAATGAGCACCTGAACAATGTGGGGAAATACCGGGCATTCAAGTCAGTACCACTTCCTTTCGCGTACCATGAAGAGGATGATCACAAAGAAGAATAA
- the LOC125867393 gene encoding phosphate transporter PHO1 homolog 10-like isoform X3 produces the protein MKFGKEFKREMVPEWIEAYVDYTGLKQILQEIRRFKESNQPPTPATSLDRRLALYRNFSGLNLQGSVQSTSDIENQVIAVNTVPHENYRKFYKTKFLASPEGAENEISFFDKLDHEFNKVNTFYKDKVDEVMREVTLLNKQMDALIALRIKVMDPGFNAFPSLQSLSLDINNSTPSRITSPLRMTVVDDIPVSPSFDPTDGRQVSMTNASYPKLPINRNSLRENRDTDSQKTDPLEILDHVKIVNTFESPISTIRGVLSESKENDLSYKKEELKKVEHRLKLIFIEFYQKLRHLKHFSYMNLSAFSKILKKYEKITSRKAARSYLKMVDNSYLGSSEEVTSLLDRVETTFIKHFSQSNRREGMKILRPKHKREKHRITFMSGFFSGCSIALLVAVILLRDDRKLIDKDEGTSYLDKIVPLYSFYAYIVLHMLLYAANIYFWRHYKINYAFIFGFKQGTELSYREVFLLSNGLAMLVLAALLMHLHMNSRAEVYGTHIEYVPLGLIMVLLSITFCPFNIIYRSSRWFLIRCVFRCICAPLYKVTLPDFFLADQLTSQVEAIRSLEYYICYYTWIKPSHGHNMCQRHNVYNIFYFILAIIPYWFRFFQCVRRLFEEKDQAQAYNGLRYFLTILAVVIKTAYVLRKSLTWEVLVILSSLITTLFNTYWDIVVDWGLLRRKSKNKFLRDKLILHHKSAYFTAMVLDVLLRFAWLQLVLRFNVHSLRGSTVSSIFACLEVIRRGMWNFFRLENEHLNNVGKYRAFKSVPLPFAYHEEDDHKEE, from the exons ATGAAGTTTGGTAAGGAATTCAAAAGGGAAATGGTCCCAGAGTGGATAGAAGCTTATGTGGACTACACTGGACTCAAACAAATATTACAGGAGATCCGCCGTTTCAAGGAAAGCAATCAGCCTCCAACGCCTGCAACATCTTTAGATCGGAGGTTGGCATTGTATCGCAACTTTAGTGGTCTAAATCTACAAGGCAGTGTTCAGAGTACTAGTGATATTGAGAACCAGGTGATAGCAGTAAACACGGTGCCACACGAAAACTACAGAAAATTTTACAAAACCAAGTTCCTGGCATCTCCTGAAGGAGCAGAAAATGAAATTAGCTTCTTTGACAAACTAGACCATGAATTCAACAAAGTTAATACCTTCTATAAGGACAAGGTGGATGAAGTCATGAGGGAAGTAACTTTGCTGAATAAACAGATGGATGCTTTGATCGCGTTACGTATCAAGGTAATGGATCCGGGTTTCAATGCATTTCCTTCCCTTCAAAGTCTTTCCTTGGACATTAACAATTCAACACCTTCGAGGATCACATCTCCTCTCAGAATGACGGTTGTAG ATGATATACCTGTCAGTCCAAGTTTTGACCCCACTGATGGAAGACAGGTTTCTATGACTAATGCTTCATATCCAAAGCTTCCCATCAACCGCAATTCTTTAAGAGAGAACAGAGATACTGATTCACAAAAAACAGATCCTCTTGAAATCCTAGATCATGTTAAGATTGTTAATACATTTGAAAGTCCCATATCAACTATAAGAGGTGTCTTGAGCGAATCCAAGGAgaatgatttgagttataaGAAAGAGGAACTAAAGAAGGTTGAACATAGGCTGAAGCTTATTTTCATTGAGTTCTATCAAAAACTTCGCCATCTAAAACACTTCAG CTATATGAACCTGTCTGCATTCTCCAAGATCCTCAAAAAGTATGAAAAG ATTACATCTAGAAAAGCAGCAAGATCATACTTGAAAATGGTGGATAACTCTTACCTTGGGAGCTCTGAGGAG GTTACCAGTCTTCTGGACAGGGTGGAGACCACCTTCATCAAGCATTTTTCGCAGTCGAACCGCAGAGAAGGCATGAAGATATTGCGACCAAAgcataaaagagaaaaacatcGTATAACATTCATGTCAG GCTTCTTTTCTGGTTGCTCAATTGCTCTACTAGTTGCTGTAATTCTATTAAGAGATGACAGAAAGTTGATAGATAAAGATGAAGGCACCTCTTATTTGGACAAGATAGTTCCACTTTACAG TTTTTATGCATACATTGTGTTGCATATGCTTTTATATGCTGCAAACATATATTTCTGGAGGCACTACAAAATCAACTATGCATTTATCTTTGGTTTCAAGCAAGGGACCGAGTTAAGCTATAGGGAAGTCTTTCTTCTTAGCAATGGTCTAGCAATGCTCGTCCTTGCCGCTCTCCTGATGCATCTGCACATGAATTCAAGAGCTGAAGTGTATGGTACACATATTGAATATGTTCCTCTGGGATTGATAATG GTACTTCTTTCCATTACTTTCTGCCCGTTTAACATCATTTATCGCTCAAGTCGTTGGTTCCTTATAAGATGCGTATTCCGCTGTATCTGTGCTCCTCTTTACAAG GTTACTCTTCCAGATTTCTTTCTAGCAGACCAGCTGACTAGCCAG GTTGAAGCAATAAGGAGTTTGGAGTATTACATTTGCTATTATACTTGGATTAAACCTTCACATGGACATAATATGTGCCAAAGGCACAATGTCTATAACATATTTTACTTCATTCTAGCGATCATACCATATTGGTTTCGGTTTTTTCAG TGTGTCCGTCGACTGTTTGAAGAAAAGGATCAAGCACAGGCATACAATGGCTTGAGATACTTTTTGACAATTCTTGCAGTCGTTATTAAAACAGCTTATGTACTGAGAAAGAGTTTGACTTGGGAGGTGTTGGTTATACTGAGCTCACTTATCACAACTCTTTTCAACACATACTGGGATATAGTTGTCGATTGGGGGCTGTTGAGAAGGAAGTCCAAGAACAAGTTCTTGCGGGATAAGCTCATACTGCACCATAAAAGTGCATACTTCACAGCCATG GTCTTGGATGTTTTGCTCAGATTTGCCTGGCTACAACTGGTATTAAGATTCAACGTGCACTCTTTGCGAGGAAGTACTGTCTCAAGCATATTTGCTTGCTTAGAAGTGATTCGACGTGGCATGTGGAATTTTTTCAG GTTGGAAAATGAGCACCTGAACAATGTGGGGAAATACCGGGCATTCAAGTCAGTACCACTTCCTTTCGCGTACCATGAAGAGGATGATCACAAAGAAGAATAA